The following are from one region of the Actinoplanes sp. L3-i22 genome:
- a CDS encoding ADP-ribosyltransferase: MITKRLAAAVLTLGAALATSASTPTTATAAAPACPLVKDRVQAATDHDVHLDRITPKPVWRKSCGTLYRSDSRGPETIFEQGFSAKDVDHGQYDVAQYVLVNQPSPYVSTTYDHDLYKSWYKSGFNYYIDAPGGVDVNKTIGSKHKYADQLEVAFPGGIRREYVIGVCPVDKTTKTEIMSDCRDNPNYHPWH; the protein is encoded by the coding sequence ATGATCACTAAGCGACTCGCTGCCGCCGTGCTCACCCTCGGCGCCGCCCTCGCGACCTCGGCCTCCACGCCGACCACCGCGACCGCCGCCGCGCCGGCGTGTCCGCTGGTCAAGGACCGGGTGCAGGCAGCCACCGACCACGACGTGCACCTCGACCGGATCACGCCGAAGCCGGTCTGGCGCAAGAGCTGCGGCACCCTTTACCGCAGCGACAGCCGCGGGCCGGAGACCATTTTCGAGCAAGGGTTCAGCGCCAAGGACGTCGACCACGGCCAATACGACGTCGCCCAGTACGTCCTGGTCAACCAGCCCTCCCCCTACGTCTCCACCACCTACGACCACGACCTCTACAAATCCTGGTACAAGTCCGGATTCAACTACTACATCGACGCGCCCGGCGGCGTGGACGTCAACAAGACGATCGGCAGCAAGCACAAATACGCCGACCAGTTGGAGGTCGCATTCCCCGGCGGGATCCGGCGCGAATACGTCATCGGCGTCTGCCCGGTCGACAAGACCACCAAGACCGAGATCATGAGCGACTGCCGGGACAACCCGAACTACCACCCCTGGCACTGA
- a CDS encoding cellulose binding domain-containing protein, with protein MYVSLTRRAVASTVLLALVTAVAGTPPAAQAAAAATDVRVDVDARAGLATVGSTALGVNHAIWDSQLGTPAVTGLLKDAGVQMVRYPGGSYADIYHWKDHTAPGGYVAPNTDFDTFMAGAQRTGASPMIIANYGTGTAQEAADWVRYANVTKGYGAKYWTIGNENYGNGHYGSAWEADDHADKSPKEYSDNVIAYAKAMKAVDPSVKIGAVLTMPGNWPDGIVAAGDSGTWNQEVLTRAGSAIDFVDVHWYPGGAGPAETLGKTAQLQDAAYLLRRQISTYGGDSAGRIGISMTETNVDAGRNTQPGALFLADAYSGLLAQGVFTVQWWNVHNGPDKASTVAGQTDYNDFGLLSSGTCTADGSACEPPLNTPFAPYHALSLMGDFARTGDQFVGTGSDNALVGAHAVRRADGDLAVLLINKDPDAAHTVALNYQGFTAGTAVPVVETFTNGAAGLVTAPGGTAAAQTLAPYSIALVTLHPDHVVAGAPKAPGQPTATVTDRTAKISWPSAGAGLKYEVYRQNGGISEQLGETTGTSLTVGNLLPGQRYTVNVLARDGAGRVSSASPPLTFTTGTPASSSCTVTLRDTNDWGSGYVGSIDITNNGAGAIGGWTLAFTWPTGWQSLGSGWGATWEQSGRTVRVTSDTALAAGASTNVGFVGNYSGPNVLPAVFTLNGTVCTSA; from the coding sequence ATGTATGTCTCGCTCACCCGGCGAGCCGTCGCGAGCACCGTCCTGCTCGCGCTGGTCACCGCCGTCGCCGGCACCCCACCGGCCGCCCAGGCGGCCGCGGCCGCCACCGATGTCCGCGTCGACGTCGACGCCCGCGCCGGCCTGGCCACCGTCGGGTCCACCGCCCTCGGTGTCAACCACGCCATCTGGGACTCCCAGCTGGGCACCCCCGCCGTCACCGGCCTGCTGAAGGACGCCGGGGTGCAGATGGTCCGCTACCCCGGCGGCTCCTACGCCGACATCTACCACTGGAAGGACCACACCGCGCCCGGCGGCTACGTCGCGCCCAACACCGACTTCGACACGTTCATGGCCGGCGCCCAGCGGACGGGGGCGTCGCCGATGATCATCGCGAACTACGGCACCGGGACCGCGCAGGAAGCCGCCGACTGGGTGCGCTACGCCAACGTCACCAAGGGCTACGGCGCCAAGTACTGGACCATCGGCAACGAGAACTACGGCAACGGGCACTACGGCTCCGCATGGGAGGCCGACGACCACGCGGACAAGAGCCCGAAGGAATATTCCGACAACGTGATCGCCTACGCCAAGGCGATGAAGGCCGTGGACCCGAGCGTCAAGATCGGCGCGGTGCTGACCATGCCCGGGAACTGGCCGGACGGCATCGTCGCGGCCGGCGACTCCGGCACCTGGAACCAGGAGGTGCTCACCCGGGCCGGGTCGGCCATCGACTTCGTCGATGTTCACTGGTACCCCGGCGGCGCCGGCCCGGCCGAGACCCTCGGCAAGACCGCGCAGCTGCAGGATGCGGCCTACTTGCTGCGGCGGCAGATTTCGACGTACGGCGGGGACAGCGCCGGCCGGATCGGCATCAGCATGACCGAGACGAACGTCGACGCCGGACGCAACACCCAGCCGGGCGCGCTGTTCCTCGCCGACGCCTACAGCGGCCTGCTCGCCCAGGGCGTGTTCACCGTGCAGTGGTGGAACGTGCACAACGGGCCGGACAAGGCGAGCACCGTGGCCGGGCAGACCGACTACAACGACTTCGGGCTGCTCTCGAGCGGGACCTGCACCGCCGACGGCAGCGCCTGCGAGCCGCCGTTGAACACGCCGTTCGCGCCGTACCACGCGTTGTCGCTGATGGGCGACTTCGCGCGGACCGGGGATCAGTTCGTCGGGACCGGCAGTGACAACGCGCTGGTCGGCGCGCACGCCGTGCGCCGGGCCGACGGCGACCTGGCGGTCCTGCTGATCAACAAGGACCCGGACGCGGCGCACACGGTCGCGCTCAACTACCAGGGCTTCACGGCGGGAACGGCGGTTCCGGTCGTCGAGACGTTCACCAACGGGGCTGCCGGGCTGGTCACGGCGCCGGGCGGGACCGCGGCGGCGCAGACGCTCGCGCCGTACTCGATCGCGCTGGTCACGCTGCATCCCGACCATGTCGTGGCGGGCGCGCCGAAAGCGCCCGGTCAGCCCACCGCGACGGTGACCGACCGGACGGCGAAGATCTCCTGGCCGTCCGCCGGGGCCGGGCTCAAGTACGAGGTGTACCGGCAGAACGGCGGGATCAGCGAGCAGCTCGGCGAGACCACCGGTACCTCGCTGACCGTCGGAAACCTTCTGCCGGGGCAGCGGTACACGGTCAATGTGCTCGCGCGCGACGGCGCCGGGCGGGTCTCCAGCGCGTCGCCGCCGTTGACGTTCACCACCGGGACGCCGGCGAGCTCATCGTGCACGGTCACGTTGCGGGACACCAACGACTGGGGCAGCGGGTACGTCGGGTCGATCGACATCACCAACAACGGTGCCGGGGCGATCGGCGGATGGACGCTGGCCTTCACCTGGCCGACCGGGTGGCAGAGCCTGGGCAGCGGGTGGGGCGCCACCTGGGAGCAGAGCGGGCGCACGGTTCGGGTCACCAGTGACACCGCGCTGGCCGCCGGGGCGTCGACGAACGTCGGGTTCGTCGGCAACTACAGCGGGCCCAACGTGCTGCCGGCGGTGTTCACGCTGAACGGCACGGTCTGCACGAGCGCGTAG
- a CDS encoding dienelactone hydrolase family protein, with the protein MRGFGAVLAVTFLLVAGCGAGPRAHAAAVGGGPRVLSRVVQLARAKDRPIPTTVWFLSGPAGTGMAAGRHPIVLFSHGLGGLPEQFTPLATGWAEAGYVVAAPTYPRTNGHVKQPDAGDIHNQPADAAYVLRKLVGGTLAPHLDGEHVAVVGFSAGATTTLGMFRKGHSPSLRAAVSIAGRRPSTGFGGPAAPMLFLHGDEDPVVPIEAGRAAYDAVPWPKTFIPVHGAGHGQYLNPGHPDYPATSARILDFLEANVPVPR; encoded by the coding sequence GTGCGGGGATTCGGGGCGGTGCTGGCGGTAACTTTCCTGCTGGTGGCGGGATGTGGTGCCGGGCCGCGGGCGCACGCCGCCGCGGTGGGGGGTGGACCGCGGGTGCTCAGCCGCGTCGTGCAGTTGGCGCGAGCGAAGGACCGTCCGATTCCGACCACGGTCTGGTTTCTCAGTGGGCCGGCCGGCACCGGCATGGCGGCCGGGCGGCACCCGATCGTGCTGTTCAGCCATGGGCTCGGCGGGCTGCCCGAGCAGTTCACGCCGCTGGCGACCGGCTGGGCGGAGGCGGGCTACGTCGTCGCGGCGCCCACCTATCCGCGCACGAACGGGCACGTGAAGCAACCCGACGCCGGCGACATCCACAACCAGCCCGCGGACGCGGCATATGTGCTGCGCAAACTCGTCGGCGGCACGCTGGCGCCGCATTTGGACGGTGAGCACGTCGCGGTCGTCGGATTCTCGGCCGGCGCCACCACCACGCTCGGAATGTTCCGCAAGGGGCACTCGCCGTCGCTGCGAGCGGCCGTCTCGATCGCCGGGCGCCGGCCGTCCACCGGCTTCGGCGGGCCGGCGGCGCCGATGCTCTTCCTGCACGGCGACGAGGATCCGGTCGTGCCGATCGAGGCCGGCCGCGCCGCCTACGATGCCGTCCCGTGGCCGAAAACGTTCATCCCGGTGCACGGCGCGGGCCACGGCCAGTACCTGAACCCGGGCCACCCGGACTACCCGGCGACCTCCGCCCGGATCCTGGACTTCCTCGAGGCGAACGTGCCCGTGCCTCGGTGA
- the murQ gene encoding N-acetylmuramic acid 6-phosphate etherase, translating to MDEAPLSRTEQRNPRSAAIDRMPTLDLLRLINTEDRQVPDAVADVLPELSVAVDLAVAALSAGCRVHYFGAGTSGRIAVLDAAELIPTFGLEPGRVVAHIAGGSRSLTNPSEDAEDDETAGAAAAGDVAAGDVAVGVTASGRTPYVRAALVTARARGAHTVLVSANPASPIASGVDVHVAPDTGPEVVTGSTRMKAGTAQKLVLNAFSTATMVRLGRTYSNLMTDMLASNAKLRDRQLRILSEATGADPAQCRQVLLATGGDAKVALVTLISGATVQAAGHALAETDGHVHQALRLLDHQAD from the coding sequence GATCAACACCGAGGACCGGCAGGTTCCGGACGCGGTCGCGGACGTGCTGCCGGAACTTTCCGTCGCGGTCGACCTGGCGGTGGCGGCGCTTTCCGCCGGGTGCCGCGTGCACTACTTCGGCGCCGGGACCTCCGGGCGGATCGCGGTGCTCGACGCGGCCGAGCTGATCCCGACGTTCGGCCTGGAACCGGGGCGGGTGGTCGCGCACATCGCCGGTGGGTCGCGGTCGCTGACCAACCCGTCGGAGGACGCGGAGGACGACGAGACCGCCGGTGCGGCGGCGGCCGGCGACGTGGCCGCCGGCGACGTCGCGGTCGGGGTCACCGCCAGCGGGCGTACGCCGTATGTGCGCGCCGCCCTGGTCACCGCCCGGGCCCGCGGCGCCCACACGGTCCTGGTCTCGGCGAACCCGGCCTCGCCGATCGCGTCCGGGGTGGACGTGCACGTCGCACCGGACACCGGGCCCGAGGTGGTCACCGGGTCCACCCGGATGAAGGCGGGCACGGCGCAGAAGCTGGTGCTCAACGCCTTCTCGACGGCGACGATGGTGCGCCTGGGCCGGACCTACTCCAACCTGATGACCGACATGCTGGCCAGCAACGCCAAGTTGCGCGACCGGCAGCTGCGGATCCTGTCCGAGGCGACCGGGGCGGATCCGGCGCAGTGCCGGCAGGTGCTGCTGGCCACCGGCGGGGACGCCAAGGTCGCGCTGGTCACGCTGATCTCCGGAGCGACGGTGCAGGCGGCCGGGCACGCCTTGGCCGAAACCGATGGCCACGTCCATCAGGCGCTACGCCTGCTGGACCACCAGGCCGACTGA
- a CDS encoding MalY/PatB family protein, which produces MTAAFDSRVDIGRLRSGHGVKWGALPPGTLGAWVADMDFPVAPAILARLRAVTDFGYPHWPGGDPVVAAFEERMAHRHGWSPEPGRTRVFTDLIQVLQVMIETATAPGDGIAVHVPNYPPFLASIVRAGRRIVPLDPDAFDPGALRDCTMLVLVNPHNPTGRVFRPEELSAMAEAAREHDVTVLSDEIHADLVYAGHRHIPFASLGPDAAARTVTTTSATKSFNIAGLRCAVAHIGPDRIRAALDRQPLDIFGQPGTPGRVATVAAWREADDWLDGLLGTLAANRDRVTRWVATLPWDSGFRAPEGTYLAWLDCAGGPFGPDPAAFLEKAAGVRLGRGAEFAEHTASYVRINFATSPQVLTEILERITGALT; this is translated from the coding sequence GTGACCGCGGCTTTCGACTCGCGGGTCGATATCGGGCGGTTGCGCTCCGGGCACGGCGTGAAGTGGGGCGCGCTGCCGCCCGGCACGCTCGGCGCCTGGGTGGCCGACATGGACTTCCCGGTCGCGCCGGCGATCCTGGCCCGGCTGCGAGCGGTGACCGATTTCGGGTATCCGCACTGGCCGGGCGGCGATCCGGTGGTGGCCGCGTTCGAGGAGCGGATGGCGCACCGGCACGGCTGGTCGCCGGAACCCGGGCGGACCAGGGTGTTCACCGATCTGATCCAGGTGTTGCAGGTGATGATCGAGACGGCCACCGCGCCCGGCGACGGCATCGCCGTGCACGTGCCGAACTATCCGCCGTTTCTGGCCAGCATCGTCCGGGCCGGGCGCCGGATCGTGCCGCTGGACCCGGACGCCTTCGACCCGGGTGCGCTGCGTGACTGCACGATGCTGGTGCTGGTCAATCCGCACAACCCGACCGGCCGGGTGTTCCGCCCGGAGGAACTTTCCGCCATGGCCGAGGCCGCGCGCGAGCACGACGTGACGGTGCTTTCCGACGAGATCCACGCCGACCTGGTCTACGCCGGGCACCGGCACATCCCGTTCGCCTCGCTCGGCCCGGACGCGGCGGCGCGCACCGTCACCACCACGTCGGCGACGAAAAGTTTCAACATCGCCGGGCTGCGCTGCGCGGTGGCGCACATCGGCCCGGATCGGATCCGGGCGGCGCTGGACCGGCAGCCGCTGGACATCTTCGGCCAGCCGGGCACGCCGGGCCGGGTCGCCACGGTCGCCGCCTGGCGCGAGGCCGACGACTGGCTCGACGGACTGCTCGGCACCCTGGCCGCGAACCGCGACCGGGTGACGCGGTGGGTGGCCACGCTGCCCTGGGACAGCGGGTTCCGCGCGCCGGAGGGCACCTATCTGGCCTGGCTGGACTGCGCGGGCGGGCCGTTCGGCCCGGATCCGGCCGCATTCCTGGAGAAGGCCGCCGGCGTACGGCTCGGGCGCGGCGCCGAGTTCGCCGAGCACACCGCGTCGTACGTCCGGATCAACTTCGCCACCAGCCCGCAGGTGCTCACCGAGATCCTGGAGCGAATCACCGGTGCATTGACATGA